One genomic window of Camelina sativa cultivar DH55 chromosome 5, Cs, whole genome shotgun sequence includes the following:
- the LOC104785490 gene encoding 60S ribosomal protein L23a-1: MSPAKVDTTKKADPKAKALKAAKAVKSGQTFKKKDKKIRTKVTFHRPKTLTLPRNPKYDRISATPRNKLDHYQILKYPLTTESAMKKIEDNNTLVFIVDIRADKKKIKDAVKKMYDIQTKKVNTLIRPDGTKKAYVRLTPDYDALDVANKIGII; this comes from the exons ATGTCTCCGGCTAAAG TTGATACTACGAAGAAGGCCGATCCCAAGGCCAAGGCATTGAAGGCGGCAAAGGCTGTGAAGTCTGGTCAAACCTtcaagaagaaggataagaagatTAGGACTAAGGTCACCTTCCACAGGCCAAAGACTCTTACCTTGCCCAGAAACCCTAAGTACGACAGAATCAGTGCTACCCCAAGGAACAAGTTGGATCATTACCAAATCCTTAAGTACCCACTCACCACTGAGTCTGCGATGAAGAAGATTGAAGACAACAACACTCTTGTCTTCATTGTTGACATTCGTGCTGACAAAAAGAAGATTAAGGATGCTGTTAAGAAGATGTATGACATCCAGACTAAGAAGGTCAACACCCTCATCAG GCCTGATGGAACCAAGAAGGCTTACGTGAGGCTTACACCCGACTATGACGCTTTGGATGTTGCTAACAAAATAGGCATCATCTAA
- the LOC104785491 gene encoding metal tolerance protein 11 — translation MVEPAIPDSDEGISLLEFHGNGDRSWQLNFDDFQVSPAHMEKKTPSKLHNCLGCLGPEDNVADYYQQQVEMLEGFTEMDELAERGFVPGMSKEEQDSLAKSETLAIRISNIANMLLFAAKVYASVTSGSLAIIASTLDSLLDLLSGFILWFTAFSMQTPNPYQYPIGKKRMQPLGILVFASVMATLGLQIILESLRTMLSSHKEFNLTKEQESWVVGIMLSVTLVKLLLVLYCRSFTNEIVKAYAQDHFFDVITNIIGLIAVILANYIDDWIDPVGAIILAIYTIRTWSMTVLENVNSLVGKSARPEYLQKLTYLCWNHHKAIRHIDTVRAYTFGSHYFVEVDIVLPSDMPLQVAHDIGESLQEKLELLEEIERAFVHLDYEYTHKPEHASRSHS, via the exons ATGGTTGAGCCAGCTATTCCAGATTCCGACGAAGGGATCTCGCTGCTCGAGTTTCACGGTAACGGTGACCGTTCCTGGCAGTTAAATTTCGACGATTTCCAGGTTTCTCCGGCGCACATGGAGAAGAAGACTCCGAGCAAACTACACAACTGTCTTGGTTGTTTGG GTCCGGAAGACAATGTGGCAGATTATTACCAGCAGCAAGTAGAGATGCTTGAAGGCTTTACTGAAATGGATGAACTTGCTGAACGCGGCTTTGTTCCTGGAATGTCCAAG GAAGAGCAGGATAGTTTGGCTAAAAGCGAGACATTGGCGATTAGAATATCGAACATTGCAAACATGCTTCTTTTTGCTGCTAAAGTCTATGCTTCTGTCACTAGTGGCTCTTTAGCGATCATTGCCTCCACACTGGActctcttcttgatcttctttctGGCTTCATCCTGTGGTTTACCGCCTTCTCTATGCAGACACCGAACCCGTATCAGTATCCCATTGGCAAGAAACGGATGCAACCACTG GGAATCCTAGTCTTTGCATCAGTGATGGCAACACTTGGGTTGCAGATTATCTTGGAATCTCTTCGCACAATGTTGTCCAGC CACAAGGAGTTCAACCTAACAAAAGAGCAAGAGAGTTGGGTGGTTGGGATCATGCTTTCTGTTACATTGGTCAAACTGCTTCTGGTCCTCTACTGCAGATCATTCACTAACGAGATCGTTAAAGCTTATGCTCAAGATCACTTCTTCGACGTCATCACAAACATCATTGGACTCATTGCAGTAATCCTCGCCAATTACATTGATGATTGGATCGATCCAGTTGGAGCTATCATT CTTGCAATATACACGATACGAACATGGTCAATGACGGTATTGGAGAACGTGAACTCTCTTGTTGGGAAATCAGCAAGACCAGAGTATCTGCAGAAACTAACTTACCTGTGTTGGAACCACCACAAGGCCATTAGGCACATCGACACAGTGAGGGCTTACACATTTGgatctcattattttgtggaGGTTGACATTGTTCTTCCTTCTGACATGCCTCTGCAAGTGGCTCACGACATTGGAGAATCGCTGCAAGAGAAGCTCGAGCTGCTAGAGGAGATCGAAAGGGCTTTTGTGCATCTTGATTATGAGTACACTCACAAACCTGAGCACGCTAGTAGATCCCACAGTTAG
- the LOC104788886 gene encoding protein ABIL1-like: KAFTKTFGVFHLLGDEEDIINKKPLAGSQVSGVTAVVSTVTKPAYGVAHKDLEVPKLLAAHKSLDNNPRREIIQAPVRKKSVLSAFFFVKQKAPKLKAGYTSRENTNSLY; encoded by the exons AAAGCTTTCACAAAGACATTTGGAGTTTTCCATCTATTAG gtgatgaagaagacattatAAACAAGAAGCCTTTGGCTGGTTCTCAGGTCTCAGGTGTTACTGCAGTAGTATCCACTGTCACAAAGCCCGCATACGGTGTTGCCCATAAG GATTTGGAGGTTCCCAAACTTCTGGCAGCACACAAGTCACTTGACAATAACCCACGACGAGAGATCATTCAAGCTCCTGTCCGGAAAAAGAGTGTTCTCTCTGCGTTCTTCTTCGTCAAACAGAAAGCACCAAAGCTCAAAGCTGGCTATACGTCTCGTGAAAACACCAACTCTTTGTACTGA